The window GGAGGACGGGACCTGGCAGTGGGTCCTGGGCGTCAGTGCCAACGGCAAGGGCTCCGGGCTGCCGAGCACGTTCGCCTACTGGACGGGTTCCTTCGACGGCACGACCTTCACCGCCGACGCGTCCGATCCCCAGTGGCTGGACCACGGCTGGGACTGGTACGCGGCGGTCACCTTCGACAAGCGCGACGCGAACGGGGCCCTGGACCCGGCCGCACGGTACGCGATCGGGTGGATGAACCACTGGGACTACGCGAACACCACGCCCACGGTCGAGTGCGACGGTTTCAACGGCACCGACTCGATCGTCCGCGAGGTGCGGCTGCGGCGCTCGTCGTCGGGTACGTACTACCTGGCGTCCCGGCCGGTGGCGGCCCTGGACGACCATGTGTCGCGCACGGTGGACCTCGGCGACATCACGGTCGACGGCACGCGAACGCTCGACTACACGGGTACCGCGTACGAGCTGACCTGTGACATCACCTGGGACCAACTGGCCGGTGCCGGGCTCCAGTTGCGGCGCTCGGCGGACGGCGGGCGGCACATCGACGCGGGAGTCCACGGCGACTACGCCTTCGTCAACCGCGGTTACACCGTGAGCCCCGACACCTCCGGCCGCTGGCAGGAGAGCCGGACGCCCTTCGACCTGTCCGCCGGCACGGTCCGCCTGCGGATCCTCGTCGACCGCACGTCCGTCGAGATGTTCGTCGGCGACGGCCGGTACGTGCACTCGACCGAGGCCTTCCCCGACCCGTCCGACACGGGGCTGGCACTGTTCACCATCGACGGGCAGGCGGTGTTCCGGAACACGGTGATCCGGGAGTTCACGGTCTGATCCGACGTGAGGCGGGTGGGCGTACAAGGCCGTCGGCGACGCCCGGCGCGCCAGGGCTCTCCAACGCGAGGCAGGCGGGACGTCTGCACCGCGGAAACAGGCACGAGGCTTCACCCCGGGACTTGTGGTGGAGCCTCGCCCGTCCAGAGGGGGGACACCCACGTCATCGTGTCCTTGGCCCGGTCGTCGCCGTCCGGGCTCTCGATGTCGGACACGGTGAGCCGCACGCCGGGACGGCCGTCCGGGAGCGTCACCGTCGCGTCGACCGTGACCCCGACCCGCGTCGTGCCGGGGCGCCGGGACACGGCGGTGAGGGCGCCCCGGAGGGCGGTGAGGAGGTGCCCGGCCACCGTGTCCGTCACACGGGTGTCGACGGGACCGGTGAATTGGACCGACGGCTGGGCGCCGAGGACCGGCGCGGCGCCCGCCGTCTCGCGGAGCACCCTGCCCCTGAAACTGGTCGGGGCGTCGGCGGGCGGCTGCTGCAGGGCGAAGATCGCCGTACGGACCTCCTGGACGGTCGACCGGAGTTCGTCGACGGCCCGGCCGAGCGTCGCGTGGACCCCGGCGTCCTGCTCCTCCGCGGCCGCGCGGCGCAGCGTGGACTCCAGCATCATGCCGGTGGCGAAGAGCCGCTGGACGACCAGATCGTGCAGGTCACGGGCGATCCGGTCGCGGTCCTCGAAGACGGCGAGCCGCTCCCGGCCCTGCTGGGCGTCGGCCAGCACCAGTGCCAGCGCGGCCTGTGAGGCGAACTGCGTGGCCAGCAGCTTCTCGGCGGAGGTGTAGGGGCGGTCACCGCGCCGACGCGGCAGGGCGAGGGTGCCGATGAGCCGGCCCCCGGCCTGCAACGGCAGCAGCATGCTCGGTCCGAAGCGGTGCCGTACGGGGGTCGTCATACGCGGGTCGGTCGCCGAGTCCTCGACGAACACCGGTTCCCCGCCGAGGAGTTGTTCCAGCACGGAGCTGCCGGGCGCGATGGTGGTGCCGACCAGGCCATCGGGACCGTCCAGTGCCGACGCCGTGACGATCTCCATACCGCCTTCGTCCGTGGGCTGGAGGATCACCCCGGCCGCCGCGCCGGCGAGGACACGGGCACGCTCGGCGACCGTCATCAGCGCGTCGGCCGCCGCCTCGCCGGTGAGCAACGCCGTCGTCACGGCCGCCGCACCCTCGATCCAGCGTTCCCGCCGGCGGGCCGTCTCGTACAGGCGGGCGTTGCCGATGGCGATGCCCGCCTGGGTGGCGAGCAGGCGTGCCACCTGCTCGTCCTCGGCAGTGAACGGGCCGCCGCGCTTCTCGGTGAGATAGAGGTTGCCGTACACCTCGTCCTCCACGCGCACCGGAACGCCGAGGAAGCTGTGCATCTCCGGGTGCCCGGAGGGCATGCCGCACGAGCGCGGGTCGGCGGCCAGGTCGGTGAGCCTGAGCGGAGCGGGCTCGCGGACGAGCACGCCGAGCAGGCCCCGGCGTCCGTCGGGCGGATGCCCGATGCGTGCCCGCTCGGCCTCCGGCAGCCCGGTCGTGCAGAACTCCGCCAGGCCGTGGTCGCCGGGGGCGAGTACCCCCAGTGCCGCGTACCGGGCGTCGGTCAGCCCGGCCGCGTTGTCGACGATGCGCTGGAGCGTGGCACGCAGCTCCAGATCGCTGCCGACACCGAGGACGGCTTCGAGGAGGCGGGGGAGGGCGAGGGAGGGGCGGGGAGCCGGCTCCGGGACGGGGCGCTCGGCGGACTGCGCGGGCTCGGCGGGGCCGGTGGGTTCCGTCATGCGGGGCGGCGGGGGCGGGCTCTGCGCGTACGGATCCGTACGGGCGCTCAGGTGGCCGTCGAGTCGAGGACCAGCGGCTCGATCCTGCCCTCCAGCATCGCGCCCAGGCCGAGGACCGCGCACACGTCGGGCCGTTCGGCGATGTTCACCGGCATGCCCGTCGCGTGCCGCAGCATCTGGTCGAGGCCCGGCAGCAGGGCGCTGCCGCCGACCATCATGATCCCGCGGTCGGCGAGGTCGGCCACCAGGTCCGGCGGGCAGACGCGCAGCACCTTGCCGATGCCGTCGAGTACGGCGGTCAGCGGGGTCTGGATCGCGTCGCGCACGGCGGCCGTGTCGACCTGCACGGAACGGGCGAGGCCGGTGGCCACGTCCCGGCCGTGGATCTCGGTGGAGGCGGGGCCGTGCGGGGTGAGGCCGTTCCCGGAGAGGGCGAGCTGCAGCGGCCGTACGGACTGTGACGGGAGCATCAACTCGTGCTGGTGGCGCAGGTGTTGGACGATGGCGTGGTCGATGGCCTCGCCGCCGACGGGGATGCGTGCGGCGGTCACGATCGAGCCGAGGGACAGCACCGCGACCTGGGTGGCGGCGGCCCCGCACACCATGATCATGGTGGCCTCGGGCCGTTCCACGGGCAGCCCGCAGCCCACACCGGCGGCGATGAGCGTGTCGACGAGTTCGACGCGCCGCGCCCCGAGTCCGACGAGCGTCTCGACGGCGGCGCGCTCCGCGAGCGGGTCGGCGTCGTGCGGGGTGCAGATGGCGGCCCGCAGCCGGGGCTTGCGGCGCAGGGCGCGGCGGACCTTGTCGCCGAGCAGCTGGCGCAGCATGCGCTGGGCCATCTCGAT of the Streptomyces aurantiacus genome contains:
- a CDS encoding glycoside hydrolase family 32 protein, encoding MSRSSLSPAGTLSRRSLLVVSAAGAAGALLPDFVRPAVAAPVEATAAACTGSYRAEYHFTVPDQWMNDPQRPVWIDGEYHYYYLYNPDYLTGGTTAGTAWRLATSTDLVSFTDRGVAVPKDATPNGDVWSGSAVIDTDDTAGFGAGAVIVIATMAPDDVTQAQYLYYSTDGGRTFTNHGTAPVLANPGVRDFRDPKVIRDEERGRWVMLLAENDKVGFYHSADLTSWTYVGGFIKGGIGVLECPDLFRIRAEDGTWQWVLGVSANGKGSGLPSTFAYWTGSFDGTTFTADASDPQWLDHGWDWYAAVTFDKRDANGALDPAARYAIGWMNHWDYANTTPTVECDGFNGTDSIVREVRLRRSSSGTYYLASRPVAALDDHVSRTVDLGDITVDGTRTLDYTGTAYELTCDITWDQLAGAGLQLRRSADGGRHIDAGVHGDYAFVNRGYTVSPDTSGRWQESRTPFDLSAGTVRLRILVDRTSVEMFVGDGRYVHSTEAFPDPSDTGLALFTIDGQAVFRNTVIREFTV
- a CDS encoding rod shape-determining protein, translated to MTASLEQLRRCHFAVDMGAARTRVFVKGAGLVVDQPSVAAVNTKTGALIAVGEFAEKMTGRTPDYIRVVRPVSGGTVVDIEMAQRMLRQLLGDKVRRALRRKPRLRAAICTPHDADPLAERAAVETLVGLGARRVELVDTLIAAGVGCGLPVERPEATMIMVCGAAATQVAVLSLGSIVTAARIPVGGEAIDHAIVQHLRHQHELMLPSQSVRPLQLALSGNGLTPHGPASTEIHGRDVATGLARSVQVDTAAVRDAIQTPLTAVLDGIGKVLRVCPPDLVADLADRGIMMVGGSALLPGLDQMLRHATGMPVNIAERPDVCAVLGLGAMLEGRIEPLVLDSTAT
- a CDS encoding sensor histidine kinase, whose amino-acid sequence is MTEPTGPAEPAQSAERPVPEPAPRPSLALPRLLEAVLGVGSDLELRATLQRIVDNAAGLTDARYAALGVLAPGDHGLAEFCTTGLPEAERARIGHPPDGRRGLLGVLVREPAPLRLTDLAADPRSCGMPSGHPEMHSFLGVPVRVEDEVYGNLYLTEKRGGPFTAEDEQVARLLATQAGIAIGNARLYETARRRERWIEGAAAVTTALLTGEAAADALMTVAERARVLAGAAAGVILQPTDEGGMEIVTASALDGPDGLVGTTIAPGSSVLEQLLGGEPVFVEDSATDPRMTTPVRHRFGPSMLLPLQAGGRLIGTLALPRRRGDRPYTSAEKLLATQFASQAALALVLADAQQGRERLAVFEDRDRIARDLHDLVVQRLFATGMMLESTLRRAAAEEQDAGVHATLGRAVDELRSTVQEVRTAIFALQQPPADAPTSFRGRVLRETAGAAPVLGAQPSVQFTGPVDTRVTDTVAGHLLTALRGALTAVSRRPGTTRVGVTVDATVTLPDGRPGVRLTVSDIESPDGDDRAKDTMTWVSPLWTGEAPPQVPG